From the genome of Prochlorococcus marinus XMU1419, one region includes:
- the purM gene encoding phosphoribosylformylglycinamidine cyclo-ligase, giving the protein MDYKTSGVDIEAGREFVSEIKQAVEGTHTSNVIEGIGGFGGLFRIPIDSFKKPVLVSGTDGVGTKLELAQSKDFHFEVGIDLVAMCMNDIITSGAKPLFFLDYIATGKLDKKQLLRVVQGISYGCRENNCSLLGGETAEMPGFYSKNKYDLAGFCVGIVDEDKLINGKKVSENDLIIALKSNGVHSNGFSLVRKIIQKNNQIDKEFEKVSHLNFYDELLKPTKIYNNVINQMLSENVEIKAMSHITGGGIPENLPRCIPPDFIPYINTSSWEIPILFKFLKDKGSIPEKDFWNTFNLGVGFCLIIDNQFKDAVLSICKDHDLDSWEIGKIVRKNDSKISKFLPEILT; this is encoded by the coding sequence TTGAGGGTATTGGTGGTTTCGGAGGTTTGTTTAGAATTCCTATCGATAGTTTTAAAAAACCAGTTCTTGTTTCAGGAACTGATGGTGTTGGAACAAAATTAGAATTAGCCCAAAGTAAAGACTTTCACTTTGAAGTTGGTATAGATTTAGTTGCTATGTGCATGAACGATATCATTACAAGTGGGGCAAAACCTTTATTTTTTCTGGATTATATTGCTACTGGTAAACTTGATAAGAAACAACTATTGAGGGTTGTTCAGGGAATTTCATATGGCTGCAGAGAAAATAACTGTTCATTACTCGGCGGAGAAACTGCTGAAATGCCTGGATTCTATTCAAAAAATAAGTATGATCTTGCAGGATTTTGTGTTGGGATAGTTGATGAGGATAAGCTTATTAATGGTAAAAAAGTATCTGAAAATGACTTAATAATTGCTTTAAAAAGTAATGGAGTTCATAGTAATGGCTTTAGTTTAGTAAGAAAAATTATTCAAAAAAATAATCAAATAGATAAAGAATTTGAAAAAGTTTCTCACTTAAATTTTTATGATGAGTTACTGAAACCTACAAAAATTTACAATAATGTAATTAACCAAATGTTATCTGAAAATGTAGAAATTAAAGCAATGTCGCATATTACTGGAGGAGGAATCCCAGAAAATTTACCGAGATGTATTCCGCCTGATTTTATTCCTTATATCAATACTAGTTCTTGGGAAATACCTATTTTATTTAAATTCCTGAAAGATAAAGGATCGATTCCTGAAAAAGATTTTTGGAATACTTTCAATCTTGGAGTTGGATTTTGTCTAATTATTGATAATCAATTTAAGGATGCGGTATTAAGTATTTGTAAAGATCATGACTTAGATAGTTGGGAAATTGGAAAGATAGTGCGAAAAAATGATTCAAAAATTAGTAAATTTTTGCCAGAAATTTTAACTTGA